One Peromyscus leucopus breed LL Stock chromosome 4, UCI_PerLeu_2.1, whole genome shotgun sequence genomic region harbors:
- the Zswim2 gene encoding E3 ubiquitin-protein ligase ZSWIM2, with the protein MLRGGNKASERRRHLNDSLSWQQDQALSSSIYLLRQIGPTGFLLREEEPEKGNFRVLLGNPHECNCPTFLKSGELCKHICWVLLKKFKLPRDHESAFQLGLVEGEINNLLRGIHQVHTPQLGASGENARVEEDGCLKQKDISTEDICPICQEVLLEKKLPVTFCRFGCGNNVHIKCMKILASYQDMVLNSSMLKCPLCREEFAPLKVILEEFKNSNKLMTMSEKERPDRHLGIPCNNCRQLPIEGKCYRCTECVEYHLCQGCFNSCCHLAHNFVFREKRNQRWRSVEKKSDVVKYLDIKNEGEENTPYLQEKQGQFCTPKHVVKALPLLLITKNSKLLAPGYQCRLCLKSFCLGQYTRLLPCTHKFHRKCIDNWLLYKCNACPIDRQVIYNPLMWKGATLDGQAHQLTSNKDITCLSKQQEPNLFIPGTGLVLQQNRTRILPSIPQCNSQTLATFQSASDNYQNLTIDDLCSVKLDNSDSRKLVYGYKVGRHFSTHLQDPATGSLGQISSQTFLPSLVHKDICLTGRGSPQVYENYHTGQSQKTTRVCEHVNYNAKKSLGTNVRQDKRSSTLPIEDLNLPINWGTAKLSLSKRHNNPTGKVRQKYSRPPRRPAHPPLQTQSAALSLIMKGIQL; encoded by the exons gttttGCTAGGAAACCCTCATGAATGCAACTGCCCCACATTTCTGAAGAGTGGGGAACTGTGCAAGCATATATGCTG GGTGTTGTTGAAAAAATTCAAGCTTCCCAGGGACCATGAAT CTGCTTTCCAGTTGGGTCTtgtggaaggagaaataaataacTTGCTACGGGGGATACATCAGGTTCACACTCCCCAGCTTGGAGCAAGTGGTGAGAATGCACGTGTGGAAGAAGATGGCTGCCTTAAACAGAAGGACATCAGTACAGAGGACATCTGCCCCATTTGTCAAGAGGTGCTGTTGGAGAAGAAACTCCCCGTCACCTTCTGCAG ATTTGGCTGCGGCAATAACGTTCATATAAAATGCATGAAGATCTTAGCTAGTTATCAAGACATGGTGTTGAACAGCTCCATGTTAAAATGCCCGCTGTGCAGGGAAGAGTTTGCACCACTAAAAGTTATCTTGGAGGAATTCAAAAACTCTAACAAACTGATGACTATGTCTGAGAAAGAACGACCAGACAGACACCTGGGAATTCCCTGTAATAACTGCAGACAGCTACCCATCGAGGGGAAGTGCTACAG GTGCACTGAGTGTGTGGAGTATCACTTATGCCAAGGATGCTTCAACAGCTGCTGCCATCTTGCCCACAATTTTGTATTTCGTGAG AAGAGAAACCAAAGATGGAgatcagtagaaaaaaaatcagatgttgtAAAATATTTAGATATTAAAAATGAGGGAGAAGAAAATACACCTTATCTTCAGGAAAAGCAAGG TCAGTTTTGCACACCAAAACATGTTGTAAAGGCACTGCCTCTCCTGCTGATTACAAAGAACAGCAAGCTGCTTGCTCCAGGGTACCAGTGTCGACTTTGTTTGAAGTCATTTTGTCTTGGTCAATACACAAGACTGCTACCATGTACTCACAAG TTTCACAGGAAATGTATTGACAATTGGCTATTGTACAAGTGCAATGCCTGCCCTATAGACAGACAAGTCATATACAACCCTCTGATGTGGAAAGGCGCCACCTTGGATGGACAAGCACATCAGTTGACTTCAAACAAAGACATCACCTGTTTGTCAAAGCAGCAAGAGCCAAATCTTTTTATTCCTGGTACTGGGTTAGTTTTACAACAAAATAGAACTAGAATTTTACCTAGCATTCCTCAGTGTAATTCTCAGACATTGGCAACATTTCAAAGTGCATCAGACAACTATCAGAATTTAACAATAGATGACCTATGCTCAGTCAAATTAGATAATTCAGATTCAAGAAAATTAGTCTATGGATATAAAGTTGGTCGACATTTCTCCACACATTTGCAAGATCCAGCCACTGGGTCACTGGGGCAAATATCATCtcaaacatttcttccttcccttgttCATAAGGATATTTGTCTCACTGGAAGGGGAAGCCCACAAGTCTATGAAAACTACCACACTGGTCAGAGTCAAAAGACAACCAGAGTTTGTGAACATGTGAACTATAATGCAAAGAAATCTCTTGGTACTAACGTAAGACAAGACAAAAGATCAAGTACCTTACCTATAGAAGATTTAAATCTTCCTATCAACTGGGGTACAGCAAAGCTTAGTCTGTCTAAAAGACATAACAATCCCACAGGGAAAGTTAGACAAAAATATAGCCGTCCACCCAGACGACCTGCACACCCCCCTTTACAAACACAAAGTGCTGCTCTGTCTTTAATAATGAAAGGAATTcaactatga